A window of the Oscillospiraceae bacterium genome harbors these coding sequences:
- a CDS encoding acyl-CoA dehydrogenase, translating into MNFKFNDEEKDILGMVHDYCVKNVGPRAAEIDEQEKFPEDAWHELSEMGMMGMPYPEEYGGSGMSYLCYIATVEEICKYCASTGTMLSAHTSLCTWPIFTFGTEEQKKKYMPDLCSGKKLGAFALTEPGAGTDSAMQKTVAEDKGDYFLLNGSKVFITNAGFASVFVVFAMTDKSKGNHGISAFIIDRDTPGFTIGAHEKKMGIRGSSTCELVFNDCKVSKDHLLGEVGKGFKIAMATLDGGRIGIGAQAVGIAQGDIDQTIPYLTARTQFGKRISQFQNTQFQLAGLQTRTDAARLLVYRAAQAKQDGEPYSELAAMAKLDAAVVAGDVARECLQLVGGYGYTRDYPYERAMRDAKITEIYEGTSEVQRMVIAKWMGVK; encoded by the coding sequence ATGAATTTTAAGTTCAACGATGAAGAAAAAGATATCTTAGGCATGGTACATGATTACTGTGTAAAGAATGTTGGCCCGCGCGCTGCTGAAATTGATGAGCAGGAAAAATTCCCGGAGGATGCTTGGCATGAGCTGTCCGAAATGGGCATGATGGGTATGCCTTATCCGGAAGAGTACGGCGGCTCTGGCATGAGCTACCTGTGCTACATTGCTACAGTTGAAGAAATCTGCAAGTACTGCGCCTCTACCGGCACAATGCTTTCTGCACATACTTCTCTGTGCACATGGCCTATCTTTACCTTTGGTACAGAAGAACAGAAGAAAAAGTATATGCCTGACCTGTGCTCCGGCAAAAAGCTGGGTGCTTTCGCTCTGACAGAGCCTGGCGCCGGCACTGATTCTGCTATGCAGAAGACAGTTGCAGAGGACAAGGGTGACTACTTCCTGCTCAACGGCAGCAAGGTATTCATTACCAATGCTGGCTTTGCGTCTGTGTTTGTTGTCTTTGCTATGACTGATAAGTCAAAGGGCAACCACGGTATTTCCGCCTTCATCATTGATCGCGACACTCCTGGCTTCACGATTGGCGCACATGAAAAGAAGATGGGTATTCGCGGTTCTTCCACCTGCGAGCTGGTTTTTAACGACTGCAAAGTCTCTAAGGATCATCTGCTGGGTGAAGTAGGCAAGGGCTTTAAGATTGCTATGGCTACTTTGGATGGCGGCCGCATCGGCATCGGTGCACAGGCTGTTGGTATTGCACAGGGCGACATTGATCAGACTATTCCTTACCTGACTGCTCGTACACAGTTTGGCAAGCGCATCAGCCAGTTCCAGAACACACAGTTCCAGCTGGCTGGTCTGCAGACCAGAACTGATGCAGCCCGTCTGCTGGTTTATCGTGCAGCACAGGCAAAACAGGACGGCGAGCCGTACAGCGAACTGGCCGCTATGGCTAAGCTGGACGCTGCTGTTGTTGCCGGCGATGTAGCACGTGAGTGCCTGCAGCTGGTTGGCGGCTACGGCTATACCCGTGACTATCCGTATGAGCGTGCAATGCGTGATGCAAAGATTACCGAGATCTATGAAGGTACTTCTGAAGTACAGCGCATGGTCATTGCAAAATGGATGGGCGTTAAATAA
- the cas8c gene encoding type I-C CRISPR-associated protein Cas8c/Csd1, which produces MILQELTAYYQVLRAKGKISLPGWSSAKVPYALQLSPQGSLTDILTLKYLPEGAKKEIPQSFSVPEQVKRSVGIISNFLCDSSSYLLGIDAKGKPERSKKCFAAAKDLHHAVLDGVESPAAKAVLAFFDTWQPETAAENSVLAPKLEEILSGVNLIFRVGSAYAQDDTAIAQAWENSRKASSSGKKTGRCLVTGRRVPIARLHPSIKGVKGAQSSGASLVSFNADAFESFGHERGDDTGQGYNAPVSEDAAFAYTTALNHLLADRKHVQHIADTTVVYWAEDASAGSQDLFGAAAFGMEDKTITQGDMKSAIDALAQGRPYNVNGLPLNPENHFYVLGLAPSAARLSVRFFLQDTFGNMLKNLQEHYNRLEIEKPSFETHPVLSLWWLLNETANQKSQDKAPPAPMSGAVLRAILTNTPYPSSLFEAVMLRIRAEQDIGWRKAAILKAYFLKNKSIYVPEEVLKVKLDEQSNYTPYVLGRLFAVLEKIQTDATPGINTTIRDRYFNSACATPAAIFPLLINLSQHHQRKLAEGSRIYYDKMITELESRIQQTLPSRMNLQEQGAFHLGYYHQKQALYTKKNKGDSDNG; this is translated from the coding sequence ATGATTTTACAGGAATTAACAGCCTATTATCAGGTGCTGCGCGCAAAGGGAAAAATCAGCCTGCCTGGCTGGAGCAGCGCAAAAGTTCCTTATGCGTTGCAGCTTTCGCCGCAGGGCAGCCTGACGGATATCCTTACGCTGAAGTATTTACCGGAAGGGGCCAAGAAAGAAATCCCACAGTCCTTTTCCGTACCGGAGCAGGTGAAAAGGTCTGTTGGAATCATATCAAATTTCCTTTGTGACAGCAGCAGCTATTTGCTGGGAATAGATGCAAAGGGAAAACCAGAGCGCAGCAAAAAGTGCTTTGCCGCGGCGAAAGACCTGCATCATGCTGTTTTGGACGGCGTAGAAAGTCCTGCGGCAAAAGCTGTGCTTGCTTTCTTTGATACGTGGCAGCCGGAAACAGCTGCGGAAAATTCAGTACTTGCCCCTAAACTAGAAGAAATTTTGTCCGGGGTAAATCTCATCTTTCGTGTGGGCAGTGCGTATGCACAGGATGACACGGCCATTGCACAAGCATGGGAAAACAGCCGCAAAGCTTCATCAAGCGGCAAAAAAACAGGCCGCTGTCTGGTGACAGGCAGGCGTGTACCGATTGCCCGCCTGCACCCGAGCATTAAAGGTGTAAAAGGGGCACAGTCTTCTGGTGCATCGTTGGTTTCTTTTAATGCGGACGCATTTGAGTCATTTGGGCATGAACGGGGCGATGATACAGGGCAGGGCTATAATGCACCGGTCAGCGAAGACGCTGCCTTTGCATACACGACCGCTCTGAATCACCTCTTGGCAGACAGAAAGCATGTACAACACATTGCTGATACTACGGTGGTTTACTGGGCGGAAGATGCTTCTGCCGGCAGTCAAGATCTGTTTGGTGCTGCTGCGTTTGGTATGGAAGATAAGACGATTACACAGGGAGATATGAAAAGTGCCATAGACGCTTTGGCACAGGGCAGACCATATAATGTAAATGGCCTGCCGCTGAATCCTGAAAATCACTTTTATGTGTTGGGGTTAGCACCTAGTGCGGCCCGGCTCTCTGTGCGTTTCTTCCTGCAGGATACATTTGGCAATATGCTGAAAAATCTGCAGGAGCATTACAACCGGCTGGAAATTGAGAAGCCGAGTTTTGAAACTCATCCGGTTCTATCCCTGTGGTGGCTGCTCAACGAAACGGCCAACCAGAAGTCACAGGACAAAGCGCCCCCGGCACCCATGTCAGGGGCAGTGCTGCGGGCGATTCTAACCAATACTCCTTACCCTTCCTCGTTGTTTGAGGCGGTCATGCTGCGTATTCGCGCTGAACAGGATATTGGCTGGAGAAAAGCTGCTATTTTAAAAGCTTATTTTTTGAAAAATAAAAGCATTTATGTTCCTGAGGAGGTTTTAAAAGTGAAACTCGATGAGCAAAGCAACTATACACCGTATGTGCTGGGACGCCTGTTTGCTGTTTTGGAAAAAATCCAGACAGATGCAACCCCTGGCATTAATACAACCATTCGTGACAGATATTTTAACAGTGCCTGTGCCACGCCGGCCGCTATTTTTCCGCTGCTGATTAATCTCTCACAGCACCATCAGCGAAAACTTGCAGAAGGTTCTCGTATTTACTATGATAAAATGATTACGGAACTTGAGAGCCGCATTCAGCAGACCTTGCCCAGCCGCATGAATCTGCAGGAGCAGGGCGCTTTCCATTTGGGCTATTACCACCAGAAGCAGGCACTTTACACGAAGAAAAATAAGGGGGATTCCGACAATGGCTGA
- a CDS encoding GNAT family N-acetyltransferase, translating to MENLKMLPATDNNTLKQCLQIRNAAFTLEKGVPKSIEIDEYDCLNDQCTHFLIQFKNENAGTIRCLKVSDTVIRIQRFCFYKHFRKDGLGKAVMEYIEKKYREKGIIKIVMDAKFEVCGFYEKCGYRKMSDLFIEAGIEHVKMEKNFI from the coding sequence GTGGAAAATTTAAAAATGCTGCCCGCTACAGACAACAATACTTTAAAACAGTGTTTGCAAATACGAAATGCTGCTTTTACCCTTGAAAAGGGTGTCCCTAAATCTATTGAAATCGACGAATACGACTGCCTGAATGACCAATGTACACACTTTCTAATTCAATTTAAGAATGAAAATGCAGGTACCATTCGCTGTTTAAAAGTATCTGATACTGTAATCCGAATTCAGCGATTCTGTTTTTACAAGCATTTCCGCAAAGATGGTTTAGGCAAAGCGGTTATGGAGTATATCGAAAAAAAATATCGTGAAAAAGGTATAATCAAAATCGTCATGGATGCTAAATTTGAAGTATGCGGCTTTTATGAAAAATGCGGGTATAGAAAAATGTCTGATCTATTTATAGAGGCAGGAATCGAGCATGTAAAGATGGAAAAAAATTTCATTTAG
- the cas3 gene encoding CRISPR-associated helicase Cas3': MEKGRPFAAHIAENGRVQTVQEHLLGTAQRARAFAAVFGAGDMAYQCGLAHDVGKFSDAFQHRIWDNGPKVDHTSAGAKIIGPLTGYPAAYSIAGHHAGLMDGGSSGDVTFAGTLQARLSKPVDPKVLERYPKEVQLHRPAFPPLKMLGSGGFTESFFTRMLFSCLVDADFLDTEAFMKNGKTNRSHGCDIYSLSDKLDAYVQPWWSAKTELNKKRCKILRTCLTAGEKMEKGLFTLTVPTGGGKTISSLAFALHHAKEHGMKRIIYVIPYCSIIEQTADVFREALGTQNVLEHHSGAQYDDSENEEMSPKRLAAENWDMPVVVTTAVQFFQSLFASKTSACRKLHNLADSVIIFDEAQTLPLPYLKPCVRAIAELTVNYGSSCVLCTATQPALGPLFREVSPKIEAHEICPDTKNMYSFFRRVRYEKVGELTDEVLASRLSEEQQVLCIVTTRNQAQNVYQMLKGPGSFHLSTLMTPNHRRAVLKEIRHRLQEGQPCRVVSTSLIEAGVDVDFPTVYRACAGLDSEIQAGGRCNRENKRPAEKSVVYLFQPESKYRRHLPAVLSLPAQTAEKVTRGVDEIDMPEVITAYFSELYQLKGETLDSQQIVPDFEEGIENHHSFPFRTVAQHFRLIPDNTRAILIPRDDESRLLAARLQAGERSRELFRQLGQCSVNVYERDFMALMPSLDTSTLDESIAILVNPKLYHDDTGLQLSDEGGYGYLV, translated from the coding sequence ATGGAGAAAGGCAGACCCTTTGCTGCACATATTGCAGAGAACGGCCGAGTGCAGACTGTGCAGGAACATCTTCTCGGCACTGCACAGAGGGCACGTGCGTTTGCGGCGGTATTTGGTGCGGGCGACATGGCCTATCAGTGCGGGCTGGCACACGATGTGGGAAAATTTTCAGATGCTTTCCAGCACCGCATTTGGGACAACGGCCCCAAAGTGGACCATACCTCTGCAGGAGCAAAAATCATAGGGCCGCTGACCGGTTATCCGGCTGCTTACAGCATTGCTGGTCACCACGCTGGCTTGATGGACGGCGGCAGTTCCGGCGATGTAACATTTGCAGGGACCCTGCAGGCCCGCCTTTCTAAGCCTGTCGACCCAAAGGTACTGGAACGCTACCCAAAGGAAGTACAGCTGCATAGGCCGGCCTTTCCGCCGCTGAAAATGCTTGGCAGCGGCGGCTTTACAGAGTCTTTCTTTACGCGCATGCTTTTTTCGTGTTTGGTAGATGCTGATTTTTTAGATACAGAAGCATTTATGAAAAATGGCAAGACCAACCGCTCGCATGGATGTGACATATATTCTCTTTCTGACAAGCTGGATGCGTATGTGCAGCCGTGGTGGAGCGCAAAAACAGAGCTGAACAAAAAACGCTGTAAAATTTTGCGCACCTGCCTAACGGCCGGCGAAAAAATGGAAAAGGGTTTATTCACGCTGACGGTCCCTACTGGTGGCGGAAAGACTATTTCTTCTCTGGCCTTTGCGTTGCACCATGCCAAAGAACATGGGATGAAGCGGATCATCTATGTAATTCCGTATTGTTCGATTATTGAGCAGACTGCCGACGTTTTTCGCGAAGCTTTGGGTACACAGAACGTGTTGGAGCATCACTCCGGTGCACAGTACGATGACAGCGAGAATGAGGAAATGTCGCCTAAGCGTCTGGCTGCTGAAAACTGGGACATGCCGGTTGTTGTGACAACAGCGGTGCAGTTCTTTCAGTCTTTATTTGCCAGTAAAACTTCTGCCTGCAGAAAACTGCACAATCTTGCCGACAGCGTCATCATTTTTGATGAGGCGCAGACTCTGCCACTGCCGTATTTAAAGCCCTGTGTGCGCGCTATTGCAGAGCTGACAGTTAATTACGGTTCCTCTTGCGTGCTGTGTACGGCAACCCAGCCTGCATTAGGGCCTCTTTTTCGCGAAGTATCGCCGAAAATTGAGGCGCACGAAATTTGCCCGGACACAAAAAATATGTATTCCTTTTTCCGCCGGGTCCGCTACGAAAAAGTTGGAGAACTGACAGACGAGGTACTGGCAAGCCGCCTTTCTGAAGAGCAGCAGGTCCTGTGCATTGTTACAACCCGCAATCAGGCGCAGAATGTTTACCAAATGCTAAAGGGACCCGGAAGTTTTCATCTCTCTACACTGATGACGCCAAATCATCGGCGTGCGGTGCTAAAAGAGATTCGACACAGGTTGCAAGAGGGGCAGCCGTGCCGTGTGGTTTCCACGAGCCTGATTGAAGCTGGCGTGGACGTCGATTTTCCAACTGTTTACCGCGCCTGTGCCGGGCTTGACAGCGAAATACAGGCAGGCGGTCGCTGCAACCGTGAAAACAAGCGGCCTGCAGAAAAAAGCGTGGTTTACCTGTTTCAGCCGGAAAGTAAATACCGCCGGCATCTGCCTGCCGTTTTAAGTTTGCCGGCACAGACGGCAGAAAAGGTGACGCGCGGTGTTGATGAAATTGATATGCCAGAGGTGATTACAGCTTATTTTTCAGAGCTGTATCAGCTTAAGGGCGAAACCCTGGATTCTCAGCAGATTGTGCCGGACTTTGAGGAAGGTATAGAGAACCATCACAGCTTTCCGTTTCGCACGGTTGCACAGCATTTTCGCTTAATCCCGGACAACACCCGCGCAATTTTGATTCCGCGCGACGATGAAAGCCGACTGCTTGCTGCCCGTCTGCAGGCGGGCGAGCGCAGCAGAGAGCTGTTTCGTCAGCTGGGGCAGTGTAGTGTCAATGTTTATGAGCGCGATTTTATGGCGCTGATGCCGTCTCTGGATACTTCTACGCTGGACGAGAGCATTGCAATTCTGGTCAACCCGAAGCTTTATCACGATGACACAGGACTGCAGCTTTCAGATGAGGGCGGCTATGGATATCTGGTATAA
- a CDS encoding electron transfer flavoprotein subunit beta/FixA family protein encodes MNILVCVKQVPDTTEIKIDPVTNTLVRDGVPSIVNPFDGYALEAAARIKDKNPDTKIVVLSMGPGQAEAALRDCLAIAADKAYLASDRAFGGSDTLATSYILSAAVKKVEELEGKFDAIFCGKQAIDGDTAQVGPEMAEHLGYPQVTYGLEASEEADGLHVLREAEDGTELVGIQLPCVVTFTKPSYDPRFPTIKRKMAARRAKIEQLAAADLSTIDLSRAGLKGSPTKVKKTFVPQRKAAGVIIKEETPEDSARKLFHMLNDAHVI; translated from the coding sequence ATGAATATTTTGGTATGTGTTAAGCAGGTACCGGACACCACTGAAATCAAGATTGATCCTGTGACCAATACTTTGGTTCGTGACGGCGTGCCCAGCATTGTAAACCCCTTTGACGGGTATGCCCTGGAAGCAGCCGCCCGCATTAAGGACAAGAACCCTGACACCAAAATCGTGGTGCTCTCTATGGGTCCTGGTCAGGCAGAAGCCGCACTGCGCGACTGCCTGGCAATTGCGGCCGACAAGGCCTATTTAGCAAGCGACCGTGCTTTTGGCGGGTCCGATACGCTGGCCACCAGTTATATCCTCAGCGCAGCTGTTAAAAAGGTTGAGGAACTGGAAGGTAAATTCGACGCTATCTTCTGCGGCAAGCAGGCAATCGATGGCGATACTGCACAGGTCGGTCCTGAGATGGCTGAGCATTTGGGCTATCCGCAGGTCACCTATGGCCTGGAAGCCTCTGAAGAAGCGGACGGCCTTCATGTTCTTCGTGAAGCTGAGGACGGTACTGAGCTCGTGGGTATACAGCTGCCCTGTGTGGTAACATTTACCAAACCAAGCTATGACCCCCGTTTCCCCACCATTAAGCGTAAAATGGCCGCTCGCAGAGCAAAAATCGAGCAGCTTGCTGCTGCCGATTTGTCTACGATCGATCTTTCCCGCGCTGGTTTAAAGGGCTCACCAACTAAGGTGAAAAAGACCTTTGTACCACAGCGCAAGGCTGCCGGCGTAATCATTAAGGAAGAAACACCTGAGGATTCCGCTCGCAAGCTGTTCCACATGCTTAACGATGCACATGTCATTTAA
- the dcd gene encoding dCTP deaminase: MILSDKSIRYMLQNGTLQISPLEDQQIQPASVDIRLGSTFSIVEDDSEPIVQMTKAVTYKTIQTEKYILLPGQFVLATTLEYIGLPNNLTAFVEGRSSIGRLGLFIQNAGWVDPGFEGEITLELFNANKCAIELQSGRRIGQLVLEQLDGEAQHPYHGKYQGQRGATGSKIYLDDEIND; the protein is encoded by the coding sequence ATGATTCTTTCTGACAAAAGCATACGGTATATGCTGCAAAACGGAACACTGCAGATTTCGCCGCTGGAGGATCAGCAGATTCAGCCGGCCAGTGTTGATATCCGGCTGGGCAGCACTTTCAGTATTGTAGAGGATGACAGTGAGCCGATTGTGCAAATGACAAAGGCTGTTACGTACAAAACCATTCAAACAGAAAAATACATTTTGCTGCCGGGGCAGTTTGTGCTGGCAACTACCCTGGAGTACATCGGTCTGCCAAATAATCTAACCGCCTTTGTTGAAGGCCGCAGTTCCATTGGTCGGCTGGGGCTTTTCATTCAAAATGCCGGCTGGGTAGACCCTGGGTTTGAAGGCGAAATTACGCTGGAACTTTTTAACGCCAACAAATGCGCAATCGAACTGCAAAGCGGCCGGCGCATTGGACAGCTGGTACTTGAGCAGCTTGACGGCGAAGCACAGCACCCCTACCATGGGAAATACCAGGGGCAGCGCGGTGCCACAGGCTCTAAAATCTATCTTGATGATGAAATTAATGATTAA
- a CDS encoding electron transfer flavoprotein subunit alpha/FixB family protein, whose protein sequence is MEVKSKDLWVFIETKEDGSAKNVGIELLNPGRELADKQGGALVAVVIGSNTKAAVEDAGTHGADKVIVVDSEEFKVYSTDAYELAMVHLIEKYAPTTILIGATPEGRDLAPRISCNLKTGLTADCTALSIDDETGNMVWTRPAFGGNLMACIMCPNNRPQMGTVRPGVFKKPADTENKAAVTTEEFHVSPEQIRTKILKVMKESTADFVDLEGADIIVSGGRGVGGAEGFKPIKELADALGGVVGASRAAVDEGWIAHSHQVGQTGKTVGPKLYIACGISGAIQHLAGISGADVVVAINKDADAPIFGRADYGVVGNLFDIVPVLTEEVKKLKG, encoded by the coding sequence ATGGAAGTTAAGAGCAAAGACCTTTGGGTTTTTATTGAAACAAAGGAGGACGGCTCTGCCAAGAACGTTGGCATTGAGCTGTTAAATCCTGGCCGCGAACTGGCTGACAAGCAGGGCGGCGCACTGGTAGCAGTCGTCATTGGCAGCAACACAAAGGCAGCGGTAGAAGATGCCGGCACACATGGCGCTGACAAAGTCATTGTCGTAGACAGCGAAGAGTTTAAAGTATACTCCACCGATGCCTATGAACTGGCTATGGTACATCTGATTGAAAAGTATGCACCGACTACAATTCTGATCGGCGCTACTCCAGAGGGCCGCGATTTGGCACCTCGTATTTCCTGCAATCTGAAAACCGGCCTGACTGCTGACTGCACCGCGCTGAGCATTGATGATGAGACAGGCAACATGGTTTGGACCCGCCCGGCATTCGGCGGCAACCTGATGGCTTGCATCATGTGCCCGAACAACCGCCCCCAGATGGGCACGGTTCGTCCTGGCGTATTCAAGAAGCCTGCCGATACAGAAAACAAGGCAGCGGTTACTACAGAAGAATTCCATGTTTCTCCTGAGCAGATCCGTACAAAGATTCTGAAAGTCATGAAGGAATCTACTGCTGACTTTGTCGACCTTGAGGGTGCTGATATTATCGTATCCGGCGGCCGCGGTGTTGGCGGAGCAGAGGGCTTTAAGCCGATTAAAGAACTGGCAGATGCGTTGGGTGGCGTTGTTGGCGCTTCCCGTGCGGCTGTTGATGAGGGCTGGATCGCCCATTCTCATCAGGTTGGCCAGACAGGTAAGACAGTTGGTCCGAAGCTGTACATTGCCTGCGGCATTTCTGGCGCTATTCAGCATTTGGCTGGTATCAGCGGTGCTGACGTGGTTGTTGCTATCAATAAAGATGCAGATGCACCGATCTTTGGCAGAGCTGATTACGGTGTTGTCGGCAACTTGTTTGATATTGTTCCGGTACTTACCGAAGAGGTCAAAAAGCTGAAAGGCTGA
- the cas7c gene encoding type I-C CRISPR-associated protein Cas7/Csd2, giving the protein MAEAIKNRYEFVILFDVENGNPNGDPDAGNMPRIDPETGLGLVTDVCLKRKIRNYVEIVKEDKPGYRIYIKDKVPLNRSDNEAFAQVGIDRAAEKKTDELKKLLKKAKEKQDVDSVIRDYMCSQFFDIRTFGAVMTTMVKGALNCGQVRGPVQLGFARSIDPILPQEITITRVAISTEADAEKKGTEMGRKYIVPYGLYRCEGYVSANLARKVTGFSEEDLQLLWKAILNMFEYDHSAARGQMAVRELIVFQHSSELGEAPAYKLFDTVHVQRKPEVSVPRSYSDYTVTVEQDKLPEGVSCTRMV; this is encoded by the coding sequence ATGGCTGAAGCAATTAAAAATCGCTATGAATTCGTAATTTTATTTGATGTAGAAAATGGCAATCCCAATGGCGATCCTGATGCCGGCAATATGCCGCGTATCGACCCGGAGACAGGCCTGGGTTTGGTGACAGATGTCTGCTTAAAGCGTAAAATCCGCAACTATGTCGAGATCGTAAAAGAGGATAAACCCGGCTACCGCATTTACATTAAGGACAAAGTGCCGCTTAATCGCAGCGATAATGAAGCTTTCGCACAGGTTGGCATTGACAGAGCCGCCGAAAAGAAAACAGACGAGCTGAAAAAACTTTTAAAGAAAGCAAAAGAGAAGCAGGACGTTGACAGCGTGATTCGTGACTATATGTGCAGCCAGTTTTTTGATATCCGTACATTCGGTGCGGTTATGACAACGATGGTTAAGGGTGCGCTGAACTGCGGGCAGGTGCGCGGCCCGGTGCAGCTTGGCTTTGCACGCTCTATTGATCCAATTCTGCCGCAGGAGATTACCATTACCCGTGTGGCCATTTCTACAGAAGCAGATGCAGAAAAGAAAGGCACCGAAATGGGACGTAAATACATTGTTCCTTACGGCCTTTACCGCTGCGAAGGGTATGTTTCGGCAAATTTAGCGCGCAAAGTGACTGGCTTTTCTGAAGAGGACCTGCAGCTGCTCTGGAAAGCAATTCTCAACATGTTTGAATATGACCATTCGGCTGCACGCGGTCAGATGGCTGTGCGTGAGTTGATTGTATTTCAGCACAGCAGTGAACTGGGCGAAGCCCCCGCTTATAAACTCTTTGATACGGTACATGTACAGAGAAAACCGGAAGTTTCGGTTCCGCGCAGCTATAGCGACTATACGGTTACAGTCGAACAGGATAAACTGCCGGAAGGTGTTTCGTGCACCCGGATGGTATGA
- the cas5c gene encoding type I-C CRISPR-associated protein Cas5c, with amino-acid sequence MSYGIKVEVWGDYALFSRPELKVERASYDVITPSAARGLVEAIYWHPGLRILIDRIYVLNPICFTNIRRNEVKSKVQASAVKRMMTGGPVPMLCTSADIQQRAAMLLRDVHYVIEAHFELTDKAAPTDNPGKFKDIFRRRLERGQCYHTPYFGCREFPAHFRAWQGEIVPAVPETRDLGLMLYDLDYSNPCDIEPMFFHARLQDGIMQVAGEEILR; translated from the coding sequence ATGAGCTATGGAATAAAGGTAGAGGTATGGGGCGACTATGCACTTTTCAGCCGGCCTGAACTGAAAGTAGAGCGTGCCAGCTATGACGTGATAACGCCCTCTGCTGCACGTGGGTTGGTCGAGGCTATCTATTGGCACCCGGGGCTGCGCATTTTAATAGACCGCATTTATGTTTTAAATCCTATTTGCTTTACTAATATTCGCCGCAATGAGGTAAAAAGCAAGGTACAGGCAAGCGCAGTAAAACGCATGATGACAGGCGGCCCGGTTCCGATGCTCTGCACGAGCGCCGATATTCAGCAGCGGGCGGCGATGCTGCTGCGGGACGTGCACTATGTCATTGAGGCCCACTTTGAGTTGACCGACAAAGCTGCGCCTACGGATAATCCCGGCAAGTTCAAGGATATTTTTCGCCGCAGATTGGAAAGGGGCCAGTGCTATCATACCCCTTATTTTGGCTGCCGGGAATTTCCGGCGCATTTTCGTGCATGGCAGGGAGAAATAGTCCCGGCTGTTCCAGAGACGCGGGATTTAGGGCTGATGCTGTACGACCTTGATTACAGCAACCCGTGCGACATTGAGCCTATGTTCTTTCACGCGCGTTTGCAAGATGGCATCATGCAGGTAGCAGGAGAGGAGATTCTCCGATGA